One region of Vigna angularis cultivar LongXiaoDou No.4 chromosome 10, ASM1680809v1, whole genome shotgun sequence genomic DNA includes:
- the LOC108345316 gene encoding thioredoxin H2: protein MGANLSNMENAHKSSNTSSHILTFHSTAKWKAHFDASKEVNKLMVIDFTATWCGPCKQMDPVIRDFAAKYTNVEFIKIDVDELMGVSQEFQVQAMPTFILVKKGKVVDKVVGAKREELQKLIEKHLNV from the exons ATGGGTGCCAACTTATCAAACATGGAGAATGCTCATAAATCATCCAACACATCCTCCCACATTCTCACCTTCCATTCAACTGCTAAATGGAAGGCTCATTTTGATGCCTCCAAAGAAGTTAACAAGTTG ATGGTCATCGATTTCACTGCTACATGGTGTGGACCTTGCAAACAAATGGACCCAGTTATCCGAGACTTCGCTGCAAAGTACACCAACGTCGAATTTATCAAAATTGATGTCGATGAATTGATG GGGGTCTCTCAAGAATTCCAGGTGCAGGCGATGCCAACGTTCATATTGGTGAAGAAAGGCAAAGTTGTTGATAAGGTGGTAGGAGCTAAAAGGGAAGAGCTGCAAAAGCTTATAGAGAAGCATCTGAATGTGTGA